The Synechococcus sp. M16.1 genome includes the window GCTTGCGGTGGATTTGTTTAGCGGTGCCGGAGGCTTGAGCCTTGGCCTGCACCGTGCCGGCTTCGAGGTGGTGCTGGCTTGCGACATCCGGCCTGACTCAATAGCGACCCACCGTCATCACTTCGGCGGCTGCTCTGAACAGTGCGATTTAAGTGACCCAGAGGTGCTGGCGCAACTCTGCCGCCAACTCAACGCCGGTGGGGAGGTGGCACTGGTAGCTGGAGGCCCACCCTGTCAGCCCTTCTCCCGGAACATCCGCTGGAGGAAGCACGACGATGACGTGTTTGATCAGCACCAAGAGCTGAACGAGGGCCGCCGCGAACTGTGGGAATCGTTTCTCACCGTTGTTGAGGGCGTCATGCCGCGTGCCTTCTTGATGGAGAACGTTCCTGACATCGCCCAGACAGGTGACCAAGAGGTGTTCCGAGGAATCGTCAGCCGCGCGGAAGCTGCTGGCTACCGCGTGCATGCCCGTCTTGTTCATGCCTGGGAATACGGCGTTCCGCAGCTCCGGCCGCGGCTGTTCATTGCGGGCACCCGTCTGCCTGATTTGAAAGGAAACAGCTACTGCTCGCCATTGGTGTGGCCTGAACCCACCTGTAGTTCTCTTGAAGAAGCAGTCAGCTTGGACGACGCCATCGGCGACCTGCCAGCACTGGAGGGCGACTGGTGGGAGCAATGGAGCGAGACCAGCAAATACCACGGCCCAAACAACGCCTACCAGAAGCTGATGCGCAATTGGCTGCCCGTTCAGAGGGATGCTTTGTATGACCACATAACCCGCAAGGTGCGGGGCGATGACCTAGAGACCTTCCAGCTAATGCGAGATACCGGGCTCCGATATCACGAGCTGAGTGAGGAACAACGCCGCTACGCCGTAACCAGTCGTGCGAAGAGAGAAGGGAAGCTGCTGGATAAAAAGGACAAGGAGAATAGCTTCAGCAATAAATACAACATCCTCAAGGCGAAGGAGCCGTGCCTGACCGTCACGGCTCACATGGCGAAGGACGGCTACTGGTACATCCATCACCAACAGAACCGGACCCTCTCGATCCGGGAGGCAGCACGGGTGCAGTCGTTCCCCGATGGCTTCCGTTTCCACGGCACGCCTTCGAACCGTTTCCACCAAGTGGGGGAAGCAGTGGCCCCGTTAGTCGGGGAAGCACTTGGCAGGGCAATGCTCGATGCGATTAACCGACGAACCGAAGAAGACCTTTGGCGATCACCGGAGCCGATCAGGCAGGAACTCCTCGACTGGTATCGCGATGAAGGTGTCGTAGCACTGCAGCCATGGGCACGGCAGAAGGAAAACGGAGTGTTGATTCCTGAGGAGATGAAGGCATGGAGAGTGTTCCTCGGTGAACTCCTCATAAACCAGCTGCCTGCCGAGCGGCAGATGCAGTTTTGGGAACGGGTGCTGAAGCGATGGCCAACTTATGAGACGTTCCTTGCAGACGCCGAACCGAATCGACGTCGAACCTTTCGCAGCCTTCACCTCGAGAAAAATGAAAACCTGCTCCAGCAGGTAGCCATCCAGCTGAAGGAAGGACTCGAATGGAGGGAGTGGGTCCGTACTGATTTAAAGGGCTTAGGTCGAGATCGGATACGGCAATGCTTGGCGATGGTCGGCATCACGACTGATCGGAGCTGCAGCATTGGTCTGGGTCGGATGGTGGGTCGGATCAACGGCAGCGAAGAATCGGAACAGCTGCTCTCACGTCAGCGGCGCGAACTGAACCTGGGTCTCCTATTGGGGGGGGATCAAGACGGCCGCATCTACCGGGCCGCCGTTGCAGTTGCAGAGCGCTGGTGCCAGCCGGAGGCACTGTGCGAAGGCGGTCTATCGGTCAACAGCGATCAGTGTCCTCTATGCATCAACAGATGTTGCGGGTTTGCTCAGGAGGAAAGAGAAAATCTAAAAGCAGGTTAAGAAAAATTATTTACGCTCGAATATCGCTTTGATGAAACGTTTTTCGATAGAAATTATTATTGATTCTCCAGTTCAAATCCTGGCCCTAAATAATTAGACAACTCAGATGCTTTTAGCTCAGGAGCATGAAAAGTTACTGCTAAACGTTTGAACAGTTTGCCAAGGCGAACGGTGCTATCTCGACCAGTACCCTTGTCAGGCTTTGGCACAGTTGCTGTACCTGCCTTAGCGAAACCGTCGGGCATTGCATATTTCATCACAAGGTATTCATGAATTTCCTTATTAGAAACACAATCTTGTCTTGAACGAATGGATTCAATTATATTTCCTTGTTGGTGAATGTTTTTGCTGAAATAAATTTTGGCAGAATCTCTATATTGTTTGTATAAGCGATATGGCTCTCTCACGGAATGACGGTGAGCAATAGGTTGCCACCCTAACTTTTTTTTATAATCCCCTATGATAGGAATGTAGTGCTCCATTCTTGATACTTTGGAGAAATTCTTCGTTAATTGTTCTAAGTAGACACAGGACAACCAAGACCACATGTATGGTTGATTGATTTCTCTCCCAATAAAATCTGATTCGTCAATCAATTCAACCAAATACTTGCCTAGCTGAAAACGATTCGAAAAACGTCTATTAAGCTCGATTTCTATTTCAGAAATCTGTTCGATATTTTCTTCTGAAAAAAGATCAAAGTCTTGGAGAAGTCTTTCGTCTTTTTTTGTTCGAAATAGAGCAATCCTGTCCCAAATATGCTGAAGATATTCAGGCTTAAACCTTGAAACTGGGAAAGAGATTTTATTCATTAGTCATCATCTCCCATTACTGATTCCCATAGTTGCTTATCGTATCCAAATCTTCGGATCCATTGATCAATAATACTAGGTAGGACCTCAGAATCAAAATTAAGCTCGTCTATTAGTGTAATTCGACCAGATTGAGCATGGAAATGACCAGGCGCCAGCTCATGTGCGAGAGCAAGCCACTTTTGTGCCCAATCTTGGTCAGAGCGAATAGCCGAAGAGATTATTTGTTCGATCGCAAATGGCCAAAATGAACAAGCAAAAATTGGATCATTTAATGCCATATTCTTAATGCTAGTAAGAGAGAC containing:
- a CDS encoding DNA cytosine methyltransferase — protein: MRSIAADTPLAVDLFSGAGGLSLGLHRAGFEVVLACDIRPDSIATHRHHFGGCSEQCDLSDPEVLAQLCRQLNAGGEVALVAGGPPCQPFSRNIRWRKHDDDVFDQHQELNEGRRELWESFLTVVEGVMPRAFLMENVPDIAQTGDQEVFRGIVSRAEAAGYRVHARLVHAWEYGVPQLRPRLFIAGTRLPDLKGNSYCSPLVWPEPTCSSLEEAVSLDDAIGDLPALEGDWWEQWSETSKYHGPNNAYQKLMRNWLPVQRDALYDHITRKVRGDDLETFQLMRDTGLRYHELSEEQRRYAVTSRAKREGKLLDKKDKENSFSNKYNILKAKEPCLTVTAHMAKDGYWYIHHQQNRTLSIREAARVQSFPDGFRFHGTPSNRFHQVGEAVAPLVGEALGRAMLDAINRRTEEDLWRSPEPIRQELLDWYRDEGVVALQPWARQKENGVLIPEEMKAWRVFLGELLINQLPAERQMQFWERVLKRWPTYETFLADAEPNRRRTFRSLHLEKNENLLQQVAIQLKEGLEWREWVRTDLKGLGRDRIRQCLAMVGITTDRSCSIGLGRMVGRINGSEESEQLLSRQRRELNLGLLLGGDQDGRIYRAAVAVAERWCQPEALCEGGLSVNSDQCPLCINRCCGFAQEERENLKAG